A stretch of Anolis sagrei isolate rAnoSag1 chromosome X, rAnoSag1.mat, whole genome shotgun sequence DNA encodes these proteins:
- the IL12RB1 gene encoding interleukin-12 receptor subunit beta-1, giving the protein MVPQVAWALVAAALAMWAAGMAFEEGPRDLHCSKPCCGASCKINCTWKDSGTTNRPPTTLYFCRGKPDHACRSFKVDHSTSLAVQQDRVYALENSTVFVERLSWDGQRRLRSENRTFLLILAVQFPQLKESEISFGRSNASLRLTWPETRECVKSQREKEVRIRPQRADNWTQGNCYSGKNDGIDKTAEVVCLLERDVPYEVQARHRIFHWSSHWSQWSAAVAVPCAIARSPKMHVTAGRLREDGMRNVTLQWERPGPDHGEVNFILIFTLLPCQGCETEWVKELGGQSSFKADLSGAAYNISLQASNKAGSAPASSLFLPPAQKAGPIALNVNFSGPRFMARWQAPLNAIGFCFESHALGEAPPETPCTDQELEAGSIYENSGMLQLNQCYRLAVHGMAEDTSHWSTFGSVHVFYGNAALEMPIHLEVGPDWARVRWKPPHNLSACPGATQKYVLCRRKVGEAHTETTYYNTSASSREFTFQNLDPQTAYLAGVWASTAGEGGGCWPHVTFATTHPDSKPKALDLSFLSLGIFIAFLMAAGGFHFSQKRIKASLWPPLPDPSGTQAVKILPALGQGQMHLLPLLLPSESGDPSEPLLVVEEGEGGGEEGGALEKVPPQEEAPLPPTEVPPPPEYKSQGLLLLGPTEEEEEGPTHTGHEGPQADLG; this is encoded by the exons ggatGGCCTTTGAGGAGGGGCCCCGGGACCTGCACTGCTCCAAGCCCTGCTGCGGTGCCTCTTGCAAGATCAACTGCACCTGGAAAGACTCTGGGACCACAAACAGGCCCCCCACCACCCTCTACTTCTg CCGTGGGAAGCCTGACCATGCCTGCCGGTCCTTCAAGGTGGACCACTCCACCTCCTTGGCCGTGCAGCAGGATCGCGTCTACGCCTTGGAAAACTCCACCGTCTTCGTGGAGAGGCTGTCCTGGGATGGACAGAGGAGGCTTCGGTCCGAAAACCGGACATTCCTGCTCATCTTGGCCG TGCAATTCCCGCAGCTGAAAGAAAGCGAAATCAGTTTTGGGCGCAGCAACGCATCCCTGCGGCTGACCTGGCCCGAGACTCGGGAATGTGTCAAGTCACAGCGGGAGAAAGAGGTCCGGATCCGGCCACAAAGAGCGGACAACTGGACACAG GGAAACTGTTACTCCGGAAAGAACGATGGAATCGACAAGACAGCGGAGG TGGTTTGTCTCCTGGAGAGGGACGTTCCTTACGAGGTGCAGGCCCGCCACCGGATCTTTCACTGGAGCAGCCATTGGAGCCAATGGAGTGCAGCCGTGGCCGTGCCGTGTG CCATTGCAAGAAGTCCAAAGATGCATGTCACAGCAGGACGGCTGCGAGAAGATGGGATGAGGAACGTCACTCTGCAATGGGAG AGGCCGGGCCCTGACCACGGAGAGGTCAACTTCATCCTGATCTTTACCCTGCTGCCTTGCCAGGGCTGTGAGACTGAGTGGGTGAAAGAACTGGGCGGCCAGAGCTCCTTCAAGGCTGATCTTTCGGGCGCTGCCTACAACATCTCCTTGCAGGCTTCCAACAAGGCTGGAAGTGCACCAGCCagctctcttttccttccaccgGCCCAAAAGGCAG GTCCCATTGCGCTGAACGTCAACTTCTCTGGACCACGCTTCATGGCCCGATGGCAAGCCCCATTGAATGCCATCGGCTTCTGCTTTGAGAGCCATGCACTGGGAGAAGCCCCTCCGGAGACCCCATGCACCGACCAGGAATTGGAGGCTGGAAGCATCTACGAGAACTCCg GGATGTTGCAGCTCAACCAGTGTTACCGCCTGGCTGTCCATGGCATGGCCGAAGACACCAGCCACTGGTCCACCTTTGGGTCTGTCCATGTTTTCTATGGCAACG CTGCCCTGGAAATGCCTATTCACCTGGAGGTAGGGCCCGACTGGGCTAGGGTCCGGTGGAAGCCCCCGCACAACCTGTCTGCTTGCCCCGGGGCCACACAGAAGTACGTCCTCTGCCGCCGGAAAGTCGGGGAGGCCCACACAGAGACCACCT ACTACAACACCAGTGCTTCCAGCAGGGAGTTCACCTTCCAGAACCTGGACCCTCAGACGGCCTACCTGGCAGGGGTGTGGGCCTCCACGGCCGGGGAAGGGGGCGGCTGCTGGCCACACGTCACCTTTGCAACCACCCACCCAG ATTCCAAACCCAAAGCGCTGGATTTGAGTTTCCTCTCTTTGGGAATCTTCATAGCCTTCCTGATGGCAGCCGGCGGATTCCACTTCAGCCAAAAGAG GATCAAGGCCTCCCTGTGGCCTCCGTTGCCGGATCCGAGCGGTACCCAAGCAGTCAAGATCCTGCCAGCATTGGGTCAAGGCCAG ATGCACCTTCTTCCCTTGTTGCTGCCCTCGGAGTCAGGTGACCCCTCGGAGCCCTTGCTGGTggtggaagaaggagaaggaggaggagaagaggggggggCCTTGGAGAAGGTGCCCCCCCAGGAAGAGGCCCCGCTTCCCCCCACGGAGGTCCCCCCTCCCCCGGAGTACAAGTCCCAAGGCCTGCTCCTCCTGGGGCCCaccgaggaagaggaagaagggcccACCCACACAGGCCATGAGGGGCCCCAAGCAGACCTTGGCTGA